The genomic interval AGTGCGGCGTCGCGACGGGCAGGTCCGCCTTTCCGCGCGCCGATGAAGCCATGCTCCACGCAGGCCAACGGGACGCCATCCGCCGGTTCGGGTCAGGCTGAGCGAACCGGGGGGCGGGGCGCCTACCCGTGATCGTCACGAAAGCCGAAGCGCGGGCGGATCAGCCCAGACCAAGCTCTTTTGCGATATCATCGACGATCTGGCGTTGGTATCTTGTCACGCGGTCCGAGGGTTGCTGACCGATGAAAATCTCCTCGAACGGATCGACGACCTCGGTACGAATACCGGAAAGCGCCTCCATCACGGCAAGGCCGCAAAACGGCACAACGGATTCCGCATAGCCACCTTCATGCACCGCGACCAGCCGACCCCCGCAGATCTGGTCGGCTTCTGTCATCAGCATGGCGGTCATCTCTCTGTAAGAGCCGCTATGCAGCATCTGGCGCGCCAGCGGATCGACCGTGTTGGCGTCCAGGCCACTGGCGATGATGATCATGTCGGGCGCGTAATCTCGGATGGCGGGAAGGACGATCTGCTGCATCGCATAAAGATATGCGTCATGTCCCGACCCCGGCGGCATCGGGATATTCAGGTTGAAACCAGCGCCGCGCCCTTGGCCGCGTTCACCCACGCCTCCGCTGTTCAACGGAAAGCAGTTTTCCTGATGGATCGAGATCGTCAGAACGTCATCCCGGTCGTAGAAAATCGACTGGGTGCCGTTGCCGTGATGCACGTCCCAGTCAAAAACGACCACACGACCCAGGCCCATTTCTGCCTTGGCGGCCTCGATTGCGATGGCAATATTCGCCAGCAGGCAGAAGCCCATGCCCTGATCGCGGAGGCAATGGTGCCCGGGCGGCCGCGAAAGCGAATAAGCGTTGCGCAGCTTGCCGTCCAGAACGTCCAGAACAGCGCGCTTGGCCAGACCCGCCGACAGACAGGCGATCTCGTACCCGCCATGAGAAAAGACCGCCTCGTGACCTATTTCACCACCGCGACCGTCGCTGAGCGATTTGAAGCGATCAACATAGCTTGCCGGATGCACGCGCAGCAGATCCTCGCGTGTCGCGGGCGGGGCCGAGTTCACCGCCAGTTGCGGCGTCAGACCCGACACATCCAGCAGCGATTTAAAACGGCGCTTCGATTCCGGGGATTCTGGATGACTTGCGCCCGCCATGGGCTGAAGCCACGGCCCCATCGGCAGGAAAAGAACAGCCTCGCCGGTCGTGTGCCACAGGCAAAGCTCGTCATGGTAAAATCCGGTTCCGGGCCTGCTCATTTCGCCACCTCGCCGGTCTGAAGCGACGGCTGTTCATGATCCTGTTGCGGCGCGGACCTGCGGGCAATCAGGTAATAGGCGCCGCCCGAGACGATCAGCCCCACGATCCACGCGATATCCACCCCGCCAAGATCATCCACCAGAAATCCGGTATAGGCGCCGGTCGCCACGAAGGGAAGCTGCACGGCGACACCGATCACATAGAGGGTCAGGGCAACGACATTCCAGTTGCCGTAACGACCGCCACCCGGAATGAAGAACTCATTGACCGCATAATGCCCGCGACGAACGACATAGTAGTCAACCAGATTGATCGCCGACCAGGGGATGAGGATATACAGCATCCAGGTGATGAAATCGTAGAAGAAGGCAAGGAAGTTCGACTGCGCCGCCAGCGCAATTGCCAGACCGCAGATATGGATCGCGACAGTCACCACCAGACGGCTGGTCAGTCCGGGCATCCAGCCGGGACGAAACGTCTCGGCAACGCTCAGCGCACAAAGGGCGCTGCAATAGGTGTTGACGCTGTTATATGCGGCGGTCGCCAGCGCAAAGCCCAGCAACACAACCGGCCCGGCCGACCCGATAAGCGAATTCAGCGCCGACATCGTGTCCTCGGACCGCGTGATCGCGCCAACTGAAGCGCCAAGGACCATCAGCAGGACAGAGCTTGTCACGCAACCGCCATAGGTGCCCCAAAATGCGCCCTTCGCCCCCGTATCGGCGGGCATATAGCGCGAATAGTCAGAGACATAGGGCGAATAGGCGATCTGCCAGACGGCACCGATCGCAAACATCGACAGGAAACCGGGCAGGGTGAATTGCCCACCGCTCCAATCATATGTGGCGGTGTCATTGATCACGAAGATCCAGAGGAATGACAGGGCGACAAGCGAGCCCACGATCAGCGCGCTGGCAATCGTGACCCAACGCAGCACCTTGTACCCTATGGATGCGACGATCAGGCTGGTCAGCGTGGCCAGTATCAGGACCAGGGTGCTGTCGACGTCAGGCAGGATGGATCCGAAAGCCTGTGCGATGATCACAAGGTTTGATGCGAAGAAACCGATGAACATCCCCACTGCCAGAACTGCAATGATCGCGGCGCCATACATGCCGAACTGACCGCGCGCCTGAAGAAGCTGAGGCACGCCAAGTTGCGGCCCCTGTGCTGCGTGAAGCGCCATCACCACGCCGCCGACCACATTTCCCAGCACGATTGCCAGAATCGCCCAGCCGATGGGAAGGCCAAGGCCCAGCGTCGCCAGCGCACCCGTCACCACGGTCAGGGGCGACATGTTCATCCCGAACCAGATCCCGAACAGGTCACGGACGCTGCCGAAGCGTTCATTTTCGGGAATTGGACCGATTGTGCGGGTCTCAAGCGCGAAATCGCTGCCAGTGTCGTTGGGATCACGGCTTTCTTGCATTAAAACTACTCCCGTCGGGTGGGTTTGCGGGTGAATGAAAAACAGTCATGCAACTTGCAAAGGACGGTATCCCGCCGCCAGAGGCCCGGAAAAGGCGTATTAACCTTGGCTTTGGTAAGGGGAAAACTAACCAGTGGCCGGGCGAGGTGACGCCTGGGTGCCGGTCGTTCCCCGAAGGTGACCAGAGCCTGGTCTGATATGTCTGAATTGCATAGGCCCGGCGACGTGAAATGCGGTGGTCACGGCCTGTCCGCTTGCGCCGGATGGGAAATCAGGTCAATAATTACAGACGCTTACCTTGCCCAACCGAAAGCGATGGCGTTAAGCGCGGCTCGGCTTTGTGTTGCGCCGCGCCCGAGGGTGAGAGCGTAGAAGATCTTTGCCGCAGAGGAAGCCCGATGCCGCTTCGTTATACGCTGAGACAGCTGGAATATTTCGTGGCGGTCGGTGAAACCGGCAGCGTCGCGGCGGCGTCCCAGCAGGTGAATGTGTCGTCGCCGTCGATCTCGGCCGGTGTGTCGCAGTTGGAGGATGAGCTTGGGGTCGAGCTGTTCGTGCGTCACCACGCCCAGGGGCTGACGCCGACATTGGCCGGGCAGAAGCTGCTGGATCACGCAAAGCTGGTTCTGCGTCAGGCGGCGGCGCTGCGCGATCTGGCGGGGGATCTGTCGGGGTCGATCAGGGGGCCGATGTCGGTGGGCTGTCTCAGCAGCTTCGCGCAGGTGGTCCTGCCCGGCCTTCGGCGCAGCTTCATCGAGAAATATGTCGATGTTCGCATCACGCAAGTCGAGGCCGATCAGTCCGAATTGTTCAGCCTGCTGCGGCGCGCGAAAATCGACATGGCGCTGACCTATGATCTGGAGGTGCCGCGCGACCTTCGTTTCACGCCGGTCATCGAACTTCCGCCCATGGTCGCGCTGTGCGACACGCATCCGCTGGCGCAATTGCCCTCGATCCCGGTCGAGCAGCTTGCACCCCATCCGATGGTGCTGCTGGATCTGCCCCACAGCGCGGATTATTTCCTGTCGTTTTTCGGCAAGGCCGGGGTCAAGGCCAATATCGCGGAACGGACGCGCGACATGGCGGTGATGCGCAGTCTGGTCGCCAACGGGTTCGGCTATTCGATTGTCAACATGCGGCCGCTTCAGGATCTGGCGCCCGATGGCAAGCCGCTGCGATTTGTCCCGCTGAGCGGCGATCAGCGGTCGATGAAGCTGGGTCTTCTGACGGCCTCTGGCAATGAGCGGACCGAATTGCACAAGGCGTTTCAGGCCCATGCGCAGGATTGGATCAAGGCGCATACCGGCCAGTTGTTCAGCGGCCGGTCAGCGCCGGTCTGACAGGATGCGGGCGGACGTCATGTCCCGCTGATCTGCGACAGGATCCGATCCATCATCGCGTCGCATTCGGCAAGCTGCCCAAGGCAGAGATATTCGTCCGGCTTATGTCCCTGCGCGTTCATGTCGCCCGGCCCGCAAACCAGCGTCGGGATGCCCAGATCGGCGAAAAATCCCGCTTCGGTCCCGTAGGCGACCTTGATGGGCCGGTCCGTTCCGCACAGATCTGCAACCCGCGCGACTGCCGGATCGTCTGCCGCGACATCAAGACCGGGGTAGCTGTTGGTAATCTCGATCTCGACCCTAGCCTCGGCCTGGCCCGCGTAACGATCGGCCAGTATCCTGTCCATGGCCGCCCCGATGCGCGACAGGAAGGCGGCGGCATCGTCGCTGGGCAGATGCCGCAATTCGAACTCGACCAGCGCCTTGTCGGGCACGATGTTCAGCGCCGTGCCCCCCTGCATGCGACCGGCGTGGACGGTAGAGTAGGGGATGTCATAGGCGCGGTCCTGTGCGCCGGACGCCGCGAATTCATCCTGGCTCTGACGCAGAACCGACAAAAGATCGGCGGCAAGATGCAGGGCATTCACAAAGCGCGGGGCCATCGAGGAATGGCCCGCGACCCCGTGGCAGGTCGCCAGAAAGGCCGCCTTGCCCTTGTGCCCGATGGCGGGCCGCATGGATGTCGGTTCGCCGACAAGACAAAGCTCGGGTCGCCAGCCAAGCGCCCGCAGGTCCGGCAGCATCTGCCTGATGCCCCGGCAGCCGACCTCTTCATCATAGGATATCACCAGCATCAGCGGGCGCGACCAGTCGGTGCCACGAAGCGCCGCCGACAGCATCGAGGCAAGATAGCCCTTCATGTCGGTGGTGCCGCGCCCGTAAAGGCGGTCGCCCTCTTGCGTCAGGCGGAATTGCGGGCGGGACCATTGCTGCCCCTCGACAGGGACGACATCGCTATGGGCGGACAGCATGATCCCGCCCGGCCCCGCGGGGCCAATCCGCGCGACAAGTCCCGCCTTTGTGCCGCTGCCGTCCGGCAACCGCCGCGTGTCGAACCCGGCATTGCGCAGAAGATCCTCGGCATATCCGATCAGGGGCAGGTTGCTGTCGGCACTGACCGTTGGAAAGGCGATCAGCCGGTCCAGGATCTGAAGCGTCGAGGGGTGAGGTGCCATGACTATTCGGCCGCCAATTCGGTGATCTCGCGCCGGAAGGGCAGATCGTCGCCAAGATCGGGCATGTCCAGTTCCCGCGCATAGCGGTGGCCGGCATAGGTGGCCCAGGCGATCGGCCCTGCGGCTTCGGCGTCACCGAACAGCTTGACACTGCGGATCCCGGCATCCGCCCAGTCATCCTTCCGCGCCATCAGATCGTGGAAGACCTGATCATTGCCGCTGCGGGATGCGACCATCACCACCGCGTCGGCGGGATAGCTGCGGGTCTTGCCGGTATAGACGCAATTGCTGATCACGTGATCCGCGGCGATTTCGGTCACCCCGCGGTTCAGCACGATATCCACGCCCATCTCATCAAGGCGGGCGTGAATCGTCGCCTGCTCAAGCGTGTTGTTGGTCCAGTCGGAAACGAAGGCCGAGGGCGTGATCAGCGTGACCTTGACCCCTTTCTGGACCAGAAGCTCGGCCAGAACGCCGCCCATGTAATAGTGATCGTCGTCATAGATCACGACATTGCCGGCCGGGATCGTGCCGTCCATCAGATCGTCCGGGGTAAAGACCTTCGCGCCCTTGGCGATGGGCATCGGGACCACGTGCTGCCGTGCGACGCCATCGCGACGCCATGTCGCGCCGGTGGCAAGCGCGATGTTCTGGAAACCGAATTCCATGATGTCATCGGCGGTCAGGCGGCTGTCGAAATAGGTTTCGACATTGGCGCGCTGGCTCAGCTGATATTCGCGATATTCCAGCACCCGTCCCCAGGCCGACAGGCCGGGAAGCCTGCGTTCGCGCGCGACGCGACCGCCCAATGTGGTGCCCGCCTCGGCAATCGCCACGTCATAGCCACGCAGCGCCAATGCCCGTGCGGCCTCCAGCCCCGCAGGGCCGGACCCCACGACAAGCACGTTCTGGCTATCGCCCTTGGCGTTCATCTTTTCGGGATGCCAGCCCTTGCGCCATTCCTCCATGAAGGTGGGGTTCTGGGTGCAGCGGCTGATCGACATGGTCATATCGCCGGTGATGCAGATATTGCAGCCGATGCATTCGCGAATGTCCTCGATCCGGCCCTCGTCGATCTTCCGGGGCAGGAACGGATCGGCGATGGACGGGCGCGCGCAGCCGATGAAATCCAGCGTGCCCGAATTGATCATCCGCACCATCGTATCGGCCGAGGTGAAGCGACCCACGCCCACCACCGGCTTGTCGGTCAAATCGCGGATGCCGCGCACCAGACCCTCTTGCGCTGCTTCGTCCTTGAAGCGCGAGGGGCCAGAGCAATCTTCCCAGGTGCCTTGCGCCATATCCCACAGATCCGGCAGGTTGCGGTTCATTTCGACGAAATCGCGCACCTCTGCATTGGAAAAGCCCAGCTCGCCGATGGTTTCGTCAAGGCTGACCCGCAGCGTAATGCCCATCGTGTCGCCCACCGCATCTCGCATGTCGGCGATGACTTCGTTCACGAAGCGAGAGCGGTTTTCAAGCGAGCCGCCATATTCGTCGCTGCGCTGGTTGGTCGCGCGGGACAGGAAATGCTGGAAGATCCCGAACCCATGCGCGCCATAAAGGCAGATCAGATCGAACCCCGCCAGTTTCGAGCGTTTGGCTGCGTTCACGAACCAGCGGCGCAGATCGCGGATGTCGGTTTTCGACAAGGCGCGCGCCTGCACGGGATCATTGGTAAAGGTGCGGATCGGCAGCGGGGACGGGGCCAGCGGAACCTCTTTGGTATAAAGGTTCGGCCCGTTGATGCCGGAATAGGCAAGCTGGATCCCCGCCAGCGCGCCATGCGTCTTCATCTTCTCCGACATGCGGCGCAATTGCGGAATGTCCTTGTCTTCCCACAGCCGCAATTCGATGAAGGGCGTGATTTCCGAGGTGTGATGCATCTCGCATTGTTCGGTAAAGATGACGCCCCAGCCCCCTTCGGCCTTGATGCCGCGCATCTCAGCGGCGGCAGAGGGATCGCGATAGCCGCCGCCATTGCAATGGGGCACCTGGTAAAAGCGATTGGGTGCTGTCACCGGGCCGATCTGCATCGGCTGGAACAGGATATCATAGCGGGGATCGCGCATGGTCGTCTCCTTCGCGGATCTAGGTGTTGGTTGCGCTGACAGGTCAGGTGCTGCCTACAAGATCAGACGCCGTACTTGATCCAGGTGGTTTTCAGGGCGGTGTATTTGTCCAGCGAATGCAGCGACAGATCGCGGCCAAAGCCCGATTGCTTCATGCCGCCGAAGGGTGTCTGCGCGGACAGGGCATCGACCGTGTTGACCGAGACCGTGCCCACATGAAGGCGATCGGAGACGCGGCAGGCCCGTGACAGGCTGCCCGTCCAGACCGAGGCCGCCAGCCCGTAGATCGAGTCATTGGCCATTCCGACCGCCTCTTCCTCGCTGTCGAAGGGGATCACGGACAGGACCGGTCCGAAGATCTCATCCCGTGCCAGCGGATCGCCCTGCTTCACGTCGGAAAAGATCGTCGGCTGGACAAAGCATCCCTTGCCCTCGATGCGGACGCGCTCGCCCCCCGTCGCAAGGTCGGCACTGTCGCGCCCGGCCTCGATAAAGCGCATGATCGCCTGCGTCTGCTTTTCATCGACGATGGCGCCCATGCGCGATGCCGGATCAAGCGGATCGCCGGGCTGCATGCCCTTTGCGCGCTCGACCAGACGCTCGACCAGAGCATCCTTGATCGAGCGTTCGACATAAAGACGCGAATTGGCCGAACAGACCTCGCCCTGATTGAAAAAGATGCCAAAGGCCGCCATGTCGGCCGCCTTGTCCAGATCCTCGCAATCGGCAAAGACGATATTGGGGCTTTTGCCGCCGGTTTCCGGCCAGACCTGCTTCAGGTTCGACTGACCGGCATATTGCATGAACAGCTTGCCCGTCGCGGTCGAGCCGGTGAAGGCAAGGCAATCGACATCCATATGCAGGCCAAGCGCCCGACCGGCTGTGGCGCCCAGGCCAGGAACGACGTTGAACACACCGTCCGGCACCCCGGCCTCGGCGGCAAGTTCGGCCAGACGCAGGGCGGACAGCGGCGATTGCTCGGCGGGTTTCAGGACAACCGAATTGCCAGCGGCCAGCGCCGCCGCCGATTTCCACGTCGCCATGTCCAGCGGGAAATTCCAGGGCACGACCGCGCCGACGACGCCCAGGGGCACCCGCCGCACCAGCGCCAGATCGCCGGGCCCGGTCGGTGCGACCTCGTCGTAAAGCTTGTCGATCGCCTCGGCATGCCATTGAAAGAAACGCGCCGAGCCCGGCACATCGACCGTCGCTGCATCCGCGACAAGCTTGCCCATGTCCAGACTGTCCAGCAGCGCCAACTCTGTCAGATTGGCGCGGATCAGATCTGC from Paracoccus fistulariae carries:
- a CDS encoding class II histone deacetylase — encoded protein: MSRPGTGFYHDELCLWHTTGEAVLFLPMGPWLQPMAGASHPESPESKRRFKSLLDVSGLTPQLAVNSAPPATREDLLRVHPASYVDRFKSLSDGRGGEIGHEAVFSHGGYEIACLSAGLAKRAVLDVLDGKLRNAYSLSRPPGHHCLRDQGMGFCLLANIAIAIEAAKAEMGLGRVVVFDWDVHHGNGTQSIFYDRDDVLTISIHQENCFPLNSGGVGERGQGRGAGFNLNIPMPPGSGHDAYLYAMQQIVLPAIRDYAPDMIIIASGLDANTVDPLARQMLHSGSYREMTAMLMTEADQICGGRLVAVHEGGYAESVVPFCGLAVMEALSGIRTEVVDPFEEIFIGQQPSDRVTRYQRQIVDDIAKELGLG
- a CDS encoding purine-cytosine permease family protein is translated as MQESRDPNDTGSDFALETRTIGPIPENERFGSVRDLFGIWFGMNMSPLTVVTGALATLGLGLPIGWAILAIVLGNVVGGVVMALHAAQGPQLGVPQLLQARGQFGMYGAAIIAVLAVGMFIGFFASNLVIIAQAFGSILPDVDSTLVLILATLTSLIVASIGYKVLRWVTIASALIVGSLVALSFLWIFVINDTATYDWSGGQFTLPGFLSMFAIGAVWQIAYSPYVSDYSRYMPADTGAKGAFWGTYGGCVTSSVLLMVLGASVGAITRSEDTMSALNSLIGSAGPVVLLGFALATAAYNSVNTYCSALCALSVAETFRPGWMPGLTSRLVVTVAIHICGLAIALAAQSNFLAFFYDFITWMLYILIPWSAINLVDYYVVRRGHYAVNEFFIPGGGRYGNWNVVALTLYVIGVAVQLPFVATGAYTGFLVDDLGGVDIAWIVGLIVSGGAYYLIARRSAPQQDHEQPSLQTGEVAK
- a CDS encoding LysR substrate-binding domain-containing protein is translated as MPLRYTLRQLEYFVAVGETGSVAAASQQVNVSSPSISAGVSQLEDELGVELFVRHHAQGLTPTLAGQKLLDHAKLVLRQAAALRDLAGDLSGSIRGPMSVGCLSSFAQVVLPGLRRSFIEKYVDVRITQVEADQSELFSLLRRAKIDMALTYDLEVPRDLRFTPVIELPPMVALCDTHPLAQLPSIPVEQLAPHPMVLLDLPHSADYFLSFFGKAGVKANIAERTRDMAVMRSLVANGFGYSIVNMRPLQDLAPDGKPLRFVPLSGDQRSMKLGLLTASGNERTELHKAFQAHAQDWIKAHTGQLFSGRSAPV
- the argE gene encoding acetylornithine deacetylase, which gives rise to MAPHPSTLQILDRLIAFPTVSADSNLPLIGYAEDLLRNAGFDTRRLPDGSGTKAGLVARIGPAGPGGIMLSAHSDVVPVEGQQWSRPQFRLTQEGDRLYGRGTTDMKGYLASMLSAALRGTDWSRPLMLVISYDEEVGCRGIRQMLPDLRALGWRPELCLVGEPTSMRPAIGHKGKAAFLATCHGVAGHSSMAPRFVNALHLAADLLSVLRQSQDEFAASGAQDRAYDIPYSTVHAGRMQGGTALNIVPDKALVEFELRHLPSDDAAAFLSRIGAAMDRILADRYAGQAEARVEIEITNSYPGLDVAADDPAVARVADLCGTDRPIKVAYGTEAGFFADLGIPTLVCGPGDMNAQGHKPDEYLCLGQLAECDAMMDRILSQISGT
- a CDS encoding FAD-dependent oxidoreductase, which encodes MRDPRYDILFQPMQIGPVTAPNRFYQVPHCNGGGYRDPSAAAEMRGIKAEGGWGVIFTEQCEMHHTSEITPFIELRLWEDKDIPQLRRMSEKMKTHGALAGIQLAYSGINGPNLYTKEVPLAPSPLPIRTFTNDPVQARALSKTDIRDLRRWFVNAAKRSKLAGFDLICLYGAHGFGIFQHFLSRATNQRSDEYGGSLENRSRFVNEVIADMRDAVGDTMGITLRVSLDETIGELGFSNAEVRDFVEMNRNLPDLWDMAQGTWEDCSGPSRFKDEAAQEGLVRGIRDLTDKPVVGVGRFTSADTMVRMINSGTLDFIGCARPSIADPFLPRKIDEGRIEDIRECIGCNICITGDMTMSISRCTQNPTFMEEWRKGWHPEKMNAKGDSQNVLVVGSGPAGLEAARALALRGYDVAIAEAGTTLGGRVARERRLPGLSAWGRVLEYREYQLSQRANVETYFDSRLTADDIMEFGFQNIALATGATWRRDGVARQHVVPMPIAKGAKVFTPDDLMDGTIPAGNVVIYDDDHYYMGGVLAELLVQKGVKVTLITPSAFVSDWTNNTLEQATIHARLDEMGVDIVLNRGVTEIAADHVISNCVYTGKTRSYPADAVVMVASRSGNDQVFHDLMARKDDWADAGIRSVKLFGDAEAAGPIAWATYAGHRYARELDMPDLGDDLPFRREITELAAE
- a CDS encoding aldehyde dehydrogenase, with product MLDHQGWKSRAAGLTFRNQAFIDGKFVAARSGKTFDSINPATDEVLASVAACDIEDIDLAVAAGRRAFEDGRWSRMAPGDRKAILLRLADLIRANLTELALLDSLDMGKLVADAATVDVPGSARFFQWHAEAIDKLYDEVAPTGPGDLALVRRVPLGVVGAVVPWNFPLDMATWKSAAALAAGNSVVLKPAEQSPLSALRLAELAAEAGVPDGVFNVVPGLGATAGRALGLHMDVDCLAFTGSTATGKLFMQYAGQSNLKQVWPETGGKSPNIVFADCEDLDKAADMAAFGIFFNQGEVCSANSRLYVERSIKDALVERLVERAKGMQPGDPLDPASRMGAIVDEKQTQAIMRFIEAGRDSADLATGGERVRIEGKGCFVQPTIFSDVKQGDPLARDEIFGPVLSVIPFDSEEEAVGMANDSIYGLAASVWTGSLSRACRVSDRLHVGTVSVNTVDALSAQTPFGGMKQSGFGRDLSLHSLDKYTALKTTWIKYGV